The Schistocerca piceifrons isolate TAMUIC-IGC-003096 chromosome 5, iqSchPice1.1, whole genome shotgun sequence genome has a segment encoding these proteins:
- the LOC124799153 gene encoding spermatogenesis-associated protein 17: protein MASVFPYIQDATLTIQKTVRGFLERQHIRRLNAAAVTIQRHWRGYVGRKLYMHLLQKAVNDMYWQHYCTSATQIQKIWRGYVVRTRIFNYYEFKARVKEAVEKDAELLDKMQQNNDRFETAVMDVLENEAKQWVLFILFKLHHLVRTTNQRGIYSKNTGTELSAIEKQLKSLSYTKYVKLLRAQRKQASKMISSSLALKYGIDYGKEIEKLHNTSVIRQDHIEKKKNHYLLFDPITKSEVNSE from the exons ATGGCATCTGTTTTCCCTTACATTCAAGACGCaa CTTTAACTATTCAAAAAACAGTGCGCGGGTTCCTAGAAAGACAGCATATTCGTCGGTTAAATGCTGCTGCAGTAACTATTCAGAGACACTGGCGCGGGTATGTTGGCAGAAAATTGTATATGCATCTCCTCCAGAAAGCGGTAAACGATATGTACTGGCAGCATTACTGTACATCGGcaacacaaatacagaaaatatgGCGAGGTTATGTTGTTCGAACACGAATCTTCAATTATTACGAGTTCAAAGCAAGAGTTAAAGAGGCGGTAGAAAAGGACGCAGAATTACTCGACAAGATGCAACAGAATAACGACAGATTCGAAACAGCGGTAATGGATGTGCTTGAGAATGAAGCTAAGCAGTGGGTGCTGTTTATTTTGTTTAAACTACATCATTTGGTGAGAACTACCAACCAACGCGGTATATATAGTAAAAATACAGGCACAGAACTATCGGCCATTGAGAAACAACTTAAAAGTCTTTCTTATACAAAATATGTGAAACTTTTACGTGCTCAGAGGAAACAAGCCAGTAAGATGATTTCATCTTCACTCGCCCTGAAGTATGGGATTGATTATGGCAAAGAAATTGAAAAGCTGCATAATACCAGCGTGATTCGTCAGG ATCATATTGAAAAGAAGAAAAACCATTACTTACTATTTGATCCTATtacaaaatctgaagtaaattctgAATGA